In Cygnus atratus isolate AKBS03 ecotype Queensland, Australia chromosome 5, CAtr_DNAZoo_HiC_assembly, whole genome shotgun sequence, a single window of DNA contains:
- the RAG2 gene encoding V(D)J recombination-activating protein 2, translating to MTQSADAMSLQMVSAVSNSSLLQPGCSLLNFDGHVFFFGQKGWPKRSCPTGVFFLDIKQNELKMKPVFFSKDSCYLPPLRYPAICTFRGSEESDKHQYIIHGGKTPNNDLSDKIYIMSLVSKTSKKTTFQCVEKDLGGDVPEARYGHTINVVHSRGKSMSVIFGGRSYIPLAQRTTEKWNSVVDCLPSVFLVDFEFGCCTSYILPELQDGLSFHVSVARNDTIYILGGHSLQNNTRSPSLYKLKVDLPLGSPALTCSVLPGGISVSSAIVTQTSDTEFVLVGGYQSDNQKRLVCNTIVLEDNKIEIVERASPDWTPDIKHCRMWFGCDMGKGSVLLGIPGANKQLISDANYFYILRCKGTEEDEEEDLTAQICSQASTEDQGDSTPFEDSEEFCFSAEASSFDVDDIDTYNEDDEEDESETGYWITCCASCNIDINTWVPFYSTELNKPAMILCSNGAGHWVHAQCMDLSESMLLHLSEANVKYFCNEHVDLNKGLQTPKKVMHLKKQPMKPLRKKKTMNLTTPVKKSFLRRLFE from the coding sequence ATGACCCAATCAGCAGACGCAATGTCACTGCAGATGGTGTCAGCTGTCAGTAATTCATCCTTGCTTCAGCCGGGCTGTTCGCTGCTGAATTTTGATGGGCACGTCTTCTTTTTTGGGCAGAAAGGATGGCCGAAGAGATCCTGTCCCACTGGTGTTTTCTTCCTTGATATAAAGCAGAATGAGCTCAAAATGAAACCTGTCTTCTTCTCTAAGGATTCATGTTACCTTCCCCCTCTCCGCTACCCCGCAATTTGCACGTTTAGAGGCAGTGAGGAGTCCGATAAGCACCAGTATATCATTCATGGTGGGAAAACGCCTAACAATGATCTTTCTGATAAGATCTACATTATGAGTCTAGTAAGCAAAACTAGCAAGAAAACTACTTTTCAATGTGTTGAGAAAGATCTGGGTGGGGATGTCCCTGAAGCTAGATATGGACATACAATTAATGTAGTTCATAGCCGGGGAAAAAGCATGAGCGTTATATTTGGAGGTAGATCGTATATTCCTCTCGCACAAAGAACCACTGAAAAATGGAACAGCGTGGTTGACTGTTTGCCGTCTGTGTTTCTTGTTGATTTTGAGTTTGGATGCTGTACATCGTATATACTTCCGGAGCTCCAAGATGGACTTTCTTTCCATGTTTCAGTTGCCAGGAATGATACAATCTACATTTTGGGAGGCCATTCACTTCAAAATAACACCCGGTCCCCCAGCTTATACAAGCTAAAAGTTGACCTCCCACTAGGCAGCCCAGCTCTGACCTGCAGTGTCTTGCCAGGGGGAATATCTGTGTCAAGTGCTATTGTGACTCAGACCAGTGATACCGAATTTGTCCTTGTGGGGGGCTACCAGTCTGACAACCAGAAACGGTTGGTCTGTAACACCATAGTTTTGGAAGATAATAAGATAGAGATTGTTGAAAGGGCAAGCCCGGACTGGACACCAGATATTAAACACTGCAGGATGTGGTTTGGCTGTGATATGGGCAAAGGGTCTGTATTGCTGGGCATTCCAGGGGCCAACAAACAGTTAATCTCAGATGCAAACTACTTCTACATTTTGAGATGCAAAGGCACAGAAGAGGACGAGGAGGAAGATCTGACAGCACAAATTTGCAGTCAGGCATCTACCGAAGACCAAGGAGACTCCACTCCGTTTGAAGATTcagaagagttttgttttaGTGCTGAAGCCAGTAGCTTTGATGTTGATGATATCGACACTTAcaatgaagatgatgaagaagaTGAATCAGAAACAGGTTACTGGATCAcctgctgtgccagctgcaATATTGATATTAACACTTGGGTGCCTTTCTATTCAACAGAACTCAACAAGCCTGCAATGATCCTGTGTTCCAATGGGGCTGGCCATTGGGTCCATGCACAATGTATGGATCTGTCAGAGAGCATGCTCCTACATCTCTCAGAAGCAAATGTCAAGTATTTCTGCAACGAGCATGTTGACCTTAATAAAGGGCTACAAACTCCCAAAAAGGTGATGCATCTGAAAAAGCAACCCATGAAACCACTGCgcaaaaagaaaaccatgaaTTTAACAACACCAGTGAAAAAGTCCTTTCTTCGGAGATTGTTTGAATAG
- the RAG1 gene encoding V(D)J recombination-activating protein 1, translated as MSIASQMDLPEEIQHPYTKFSEWKFKLFKVRPFEKTSSNNSQCINKDQAEEVASTDKGIMLHKDEGVPRGENLILTQTDLMGNRQALGKDANDMKIQDNTDHQNNLKQLCRICGVSFKTDCNKRSHPVHGPVDNETLCLLRKKEKKATSWPDLIAKVFKIDVRGDVDTIHPTRFCHNCWSIIHRKFSNSPCEVYFPRNSTMEWQPHSANCDVCHGTSRGVKRKSQPATVQHGKRVKTIAERARVNRGIKNQAQIKNKNVMKEITNCKNTHLSTKLLAVDYPVDFIKSISCQICEHILADPVETTCRHLFCRTCILKCIKVMGSYCPSCWYPCFPTDLVTPVRSFLNILDSLSIRCPVKECDEEILHGKYGQHLSSHKEMKDRELYSHINKGGRPRQHLLSLTRRAQKHRLRELKRQVKAFAEKEEGGDIKAVCMTLFLLALRAKNEHKQADELEAIMQGRGSGLHPAVCLAIRVNTFLSCSQYHKMYRTVKAVSGRQIFQPLHALRTAEKALLPGYHPFEWKPPLKSVSTNTEVGIIDGLSGLPLSIDDYPVDTIAKRFRYDTALVSALKDMEEEILEGMKAKNLDDYLNGPFTVVVKESCDGMGDVSEKHGNGPAVPEKAVRFSFTVMNISIAHGNERIRIFEEVKPNSELCCKPLCLMLADESDHETLTAILSPLIAEREAMKNSELLLEMGGILRTFKFIFRGTGYDEKLVREVEGLEASGSTYICTLCDATRLEASQNLVFHSITRSHAENLERYEIWRSNPYHESVDELRDRVKGVSAKPFIETVPSIDALHCDIGNATEFYRIFQMEIGEVYKNPDASKEERKRWQFTLDKHLRKKMNLKPMMRMSGNFARKLMSKETVEAVCELIKCEERHEALKELMDLYLKMKPVWRSSCPAKECPELLCQYSYNSQRFAELLSTKFKYRYEGKITNYFHKTLAHVPEIIERDGSIGAWASEGNESGNKLFRRFRKMNARQSKFYEMEDVLKHHWLYTSKYLQKFMNAHKTLRSQGFTIDPEDSLGDSLPQEVSLESNDSEEL; from the coding sequence ATGTCGATAGCATCACAAATGGACCTGCCTGAAGAGATTCAGCATCCTTATACAAAATTTTCTGAATGGAAATTCAAGCTGTTTAAAGTGAGACCATTTGAAAAAACATCTTCTAATAACAGCCAGTGCATAAACAAGGATCAAGCAGAAGAGGTAGCTTCTACAGACAAAGGCATCATGCTGCATAAAGATGAAGGAGTTCCAAGAGGAGAAAACTTAATTCTGACACAGACGGACTTAATGGGCAATAGGCAGGCACTTGGGAAAGATGCCAATGACATGAAAATACAAGACAACACAGATCATCAGAACAACCTGAAGCAACTTTGCCGCATCTGTGgagtttcatttaaaactgattGTAACAAGAGAAGTCATCCAGTACATGGGCCAGTGGACAATGAAACTCTGtgtcttctgagaaagaaagagaaaaaagcaaccTCTTGGCCAGATCTTATTGCTAAGGTTTTTAAGATTGATGTGAGAGGGGATGTTGACACTATCCATCCCACTCGATTTTGTCACAACTGCTGGAGTATTATCCACAGGAAATTCAGTAACTCTCCATGTGAAGTATATTTTCCTAGGAACAGCACGATGGAGTGGCAACCCCACTCTGCAAACTGTGATGTGTGCCATGGTACCAGTCGGGgagtcaaaagaaaaagccagcCAGCCACCGTACAACATGGCAAACGTGTGAAGACCATTGCAGAACGTGCTCGAGTTAACAGAGGCATAAAGAACCAAGCAcagataaagaacaaaaatgtaatgaaagaGATCACCAATTGCAAGAATACACATCTCAGTACCAAGCTGCTTGCAGTTGATTACCCAGTAGATTTCATTAAATCCATTTCTTGCCAGATTTGTGAACATATTTTGGCAGATCCAGTGGAAACAACATGTAGACACTTGTTTTGCAGAACTTGCATCCTTAAATGCATCAAAGTTATGGGCAGCTATTGCCCCTCCTGCTGGTATCCTTGCTTCCCTACTGATCTGGTTACCCCAGTGAGATCGTTCCTGAACATCCTTGATAGCCTGAGTATAAGATGCCCTGTAAAGGAATGTGATGAAGAGATCTTGCATGGAAAATATGGCCAGCACCTCTCCAGCCACAAGGAGATGAAAGATAGAGAGCTCTATAGCCACATAAATAAAGGTGGCCGACCGAGGCAGCATCTTCTGTCTTTGACCAGGAGAGCTCAGAAACATCGTCTGAGAGAACTGAAACGTCAAGTCAAGGCTTTtgctgagaaagaagagggTGGTGATATAAAGGCTGTATGCATGACTTTGTTCCTGCTAGCTTTAAGAgcaaaaaatgaacacaaacaaGCAGACGAATTGGAGGCTATAATGCAAGGGAGGGGATCTGGACTTCACCCTGCTGTCTGCCTGGCGATCCGAGTCAACACGTTTCTCAGCTGTAGCCAATATCACAAAATGTATAGAACTGTAAAAGCTGTCAGTGGGAGGCAGATTTTCCAGCCACTGCATGCTCTTCGCACTGCTGAGAAAGCTCTCTTACCAGGTTATCATCCATTCGAGTGGAAACCTCCCTTGAAAAGTGTCTCCACTAACACAGAAGTGGGAATTATAGATGGACTATCAGGATTGCCACTCTCAATTGATGACTACCCGGTAGACACAATTGCGAAGAGATTTCGATATGATACAGCCTTGGTTTCTGCCTTAAAGGACATGGAAGAAGAGATCTTGGAGGGCATGAAAGCAAAAAACCTGGATGACTACTTGAATGGTCCCTTCACTGTGGTAGTAAAAGAGTCCTGTGATGGAATGGGAGATGTCAGTGAGAAGCACGGAAATGGGCCTGCTGTCCCAGAGAAGGCCGTTcgcttttcttttacagttatGAACATTTCTATAGCCCATGGGAACGAAAGGATAAGGATCTTTGAAGAAGTAAAGCCCAATTCAGAGTTATGTTGCAAGCCCTTGTGCCTTATGCTGGCCGACGAATCGGATCATGAAACTCTGACGGCGATCCTGAGCCCTCTCATAGCAGAAAGAGAGGCTATGAAGAACAGCGAACTGCTACTTGAAATGGGAGGCATCCTGAGAACATTCAAATTCATCTTTCGGGGTACAGGATATGATGAGAAACTTGTACGGGAAGTGGAAGGGCTGGAGGCCTCAGGTTCCACTTACATCTGTACCCTCTGTGACGCGACCCGCCTGGAGGCATCCCAGAATTTGGTCTTCCACTCCATCACCAGGAGCCACGCTGAAAATCTGGAGAGATATGAAATATGGAGGTCCAACCCTTATCATGAATCTGTTGATGAGCTCCGTGACAGAGTGAAGGGTGTTTCAGCCAAACCTTTTATTGAGACTGTTCCCTCCATAGATGCGTTGCACTGTGACATTGGCAATGCAACGGAGTTCTACAGGATTTTCCAGATGGAGATCGGTGAAGTCTACAAGAATCCTGATGCATctaaagaggagaggaagagatggCAGTTTACTCTTGACAAACACCTCAGGAAGAAGATGAACTTAAAACCTATGATGAGGATGAGTGGAAACTTCGCGAGAAAGCTCATGTCCAAAGAGACGGTAGAGGCAGTATGTGAATTAATAAAGTGTGAGGAAAGGCATGAAGCCCTGAAAGAACTAATGGACctttatctgaaaatgaaaccaGTGTGGCGATCTTCATGTCCTGCCAAGGAGTGCCCAGAATTGCTGTGCCAGTACAGCTACAATTCACAGCGTTTTGCTGAGCTCCTATCTACAAAGTTCAAGTACCGATATGAAGGCAAGATTACAAATTATTTCCACAAAACCCTTGCTCATGTTCCTGAAATCATTGAAAGAGATGGGTCCATTGGTGCCTGGGCAAGTGAAGGAAACGAGTCTGGAAACAAACTGTTTAGGAGGTTCCGAAAAATGAATGCCAGGCAGTCCAAATTCTATGAAATGGAGGATGTCTTGAAGCATCACTGGCTATATACATCTAAGTACCTCCAGAAGTTCATGAATGCTCATAAAACATTAAGAAGCCAGGGCTTCACCATTGATCCAGAGGATAGTTTGGGTGATTCCTTGCCGCAGGAGGTCTCTTTGGAAAGCAATGATTCAGAGGAACTCTAA